DNA sequence from the Puntigrus tetrazona isolate hp1 chromosome 2, ASM1883169v1, whole genome shotgun sequence genome:
ATCGATCAGTGAGGATTCAACACATGTAAACTGCTGAAACAATGGTGTTCTTGCATGCATGCTTTGTGCTTTCTTTGTAAATATGGGTTACTACATTTATGCCTGTTTTCATAGACGGGGCTTAGCCAGGCCATAGCACAATTAGACattgaattcatttttaaaaacatattaaaaaaaaaataaaatactgtttgcATCTTAAGACGAAACAAAGCCAATGACGTTTTAAGACCAGTCAgcgcaagtttctttcagtctAGCACTAGGCTTTagtcttgtctgtgaaaccaggggtCTCTCAGTTAGCAATTAATTTAAGAATTCACATCGACTGCCATTTGCCACTGCTACGACTAATTTTAGATCTCCCcctttcgtgtgtgtgtgtgtgtgtgtgtgtgagcagacaGGAGTGTGTGGCCACAGAGGAGAGTCCTCAGGTGTTCTTCTGCTGCTGTGAAGGAAACTATTGCAATGAGAAGTTCACACACCTGCCAGAAGCCATCGCTCCTGCAGGTAAACCAGCCTCACAGCCATGTGGCCCATTCTTTAGGATCTTTTgcctaaaaaatatatgtatatgaattgtgctattaaagtgcccctattatgggatttgaaaggttcgtattttgattttgggagtccccaacaagtTGACATTTATGCAaggtaccaaaaaaaaatgcattcaacaaCTCCCAAATGatgattcctttttttttaaacccttcctttgaatttttatttagagcagtgtttgtgagcttttaatgctccaaaagcaacacctagtgaaaaataaaaactgaatttgtaTTATCATTCAGACCCACATGAAAATCTGGTTTTCACAGATCTGCGCGCGTAACAAGCAGGTGGcaatatgttaatgtttcatgttgattttaacatttaagtgcttgggatttgttttaaaaacgcctcatttcaatgatttagAGTCGAATCTTtccttttgagagacaataacttttaTACACGGCGCACTTTCAGATTCAAAACTAATTCACTTTGAGCTGTTACACACTGcgtgaaaggtcattttcaaaaatccataacaaGGGAACTTTAATGATGGTGattcacatttgcatttattaacaaaaaattaacCATCTAAGTATTTAGTCGTGTAAATGTAGGTGATTATAAATACAAGATCTggtgcattaataaaaaattgatgTTCAGTCATTTTATAATGGCCTTATTTCAGTGATTTGTTTGATTagtgtcattttcttttatgtgttttattttacaccTGGTTATATTTCACATCCATTATTGCTGatgttctgttttgtgttttcttctaGTAAAGATCCAGCCTCCTCAGCCAGGGCCGTCTCTGTGGGGTGTGCTGGTTTATTCTCTCATTCCTTTCGCCATCCTCTCTCTGGCCCTGGTGCTCGCCTGCTGGACGTACCACCAGCGAAAACCACCCTATAGACACGTTGACATTGGCCAGGTATGACAGCTACGTATAAATTCGTATCACGGTTTCCAAAAGTGTTTCCAACATCAATAATGTGAAATGAGCTGCTGtatattagaatggtttctgaagaatcatattgatctgaagactggagtgatgatgcaagaaattcagctttgtgtcacaggtttaaataaattacaagcGTATTCACTTTAAAagcagtacttttttttttttttattattataatgatgacattttacaaatttaccATTTTGTATTTATGGTCAGTTAAATGTAGCCACttgtcaaaaacattaaagcatttTCAGACACCATACTTTGCATATGTCTGAGTTTATGTTTGAGACTATTACTGGGATATggttatatttttcttttagattgTTGAAAAGATTTAGTcccacatatttatatatatatatatatataaggggGTTGGGTTGCCTTTATTCATTATAAGGCTATCTTATCAGCcctattttaaatttgtataaatatatttttatgttgattGACTTGTACTGCTTATCAGATACTGAttcttatgtgtttttttatttaaatgttcttgcTTAGGATGCTGGTCTTCCTCCACCGTCTCCTCTGGTTGGTCTGAAGCCACTGCAGTTGCTAGAGTTAAAGGCCAGAGGGCGCTTTGGCTGCGTCTGGAAGGCCCAGTTACTGAGTGAATATGTGGCGGTGAAAATATTTCCCATCCAGGTAAATACTCCACTTATGTACTATTCAAACaggattgcttttttttttctcaaatgaaacGCGTGTGTGTTTAATTCTGAAATGTGTTTATCAACAGGACAAGCAGTCGTGGCAAAATGAAAGAGACATTTACCTCACTGAAGGGTTTAAACATGAGAATATTCTGCATTACATCTCAGCAGAAAAACGCGGCACAAACCTTCAGATGGAGTTGTGGCTGGTCACAGAATTCCACGAAAGGGTCAGTAATAGTTTGTTTCCAAAAATATCCCTAGAGAATTGTGGGGTAAAGTGgaccaaataataatattaaaattaaagataataTAAAATGCTGTATCAAACAACatgcatattaattattatgcattatgtcttcaattttaacattcattgctACTCAGGTGCATCAATTCAGAAtgagtacataaaaaaaacaatgatctGCACACTAAAAATCTATGTAGTATCATGatgttattgtaatatataatatataatgttaatttagtATCAATGAGggttttacttaatatttttaaatagtttttattttatggtttctgttttatttcaatttaagttaaaatgttaGTATTTTTCCATCCTATTTGTcctttaaattttgttttattttttttttaatgtacacacgcacacatttcacatttttatttttcttaggcaaaagtagaattaaaatatttatatatattccaGTAAGTGCTTTATTtcaatattgcttttatttgattaaaattccATAATATGTATTATGGGTCCCAATTTATTGCAGGGTTCACTAACAGATTACCTGAAGGGAAACCCTGTGAGCTGGCCTCAGTTGTGCCATATTTCTGCAAGCATGTCCCGTGGCCTGGCGTACCTTCACGAAGACCTTCCTTACAGAGCAGAGGGACCCAAACCCGCCATCGCACACAGGTACATGAGCCGAAGTGAATCTAAAGCTTTTACAGCATCAATACAGATCTGAAAGGATGCGTATCGAGCATTTGatgtgtacttttttaaaagagatttgtaaatgttttgctcTTGCTGTGTAGTGATAAGCGAGAGACACTGGGTGATTTGAGGTTTGTGATTTGCAGAGACTTCAAGAGTAAGAATGTCCTGCTCAAGACTGATTTGAGCGCAGTGATTGCAGACTTTGGGTTGGCTGTGCGCTTCGAGCCTGGGAAACCGCCTGGAGATACACACGGCCAGGTGAGAGATAAAGCCAAGCATTTGCCTACAGTTCAGTCTATCTGTCTCTTTATCCATGCTGAATATGGGCGGGTTGGTAAAAATAGTGTTTTAGAAAGGCTGCAGTTGTTTGAacagaagtaaaataaaaacagtaatattgtgaaatagtattacaatCTATAAGAGCTGTTTTATGtcagaatatttaattaattcctgagatttaaagctgaattttcggcATAACTACTCctatcttcagtgtcacatgatccgtccgaaatcattttaatatacttatgTTAAAAAAAGTCGGAAACCATTATACTCTTTATCaaggtttttaataaatataaagtttaaaagatcAGTATTTTGACTTCACTGTCAATTTTAATTCATCCAAGCTGATTTGCTTAAGTTGCTGACCCTAAACGTTTTACTGTTAGtgcttgtaaatattatttgctGGTGTTTTGATTCATCAATTCAGAATAAACGCACACAgaccaaaaaatataaatgcagattCAAAAACTAAACTAGTCTAAATTGTTTTACACTTGGCACTGTGTTCTGTAAATATAAGAAAGTGCTTGTGATGTTCTTTATTTGTAAGTGccttttgaataaatgtaagaaatgtgAGGCTTTGAGTCCGAGATCAAATCAGTTTCACTGAAGAGTTGTGCAAATGCAACCACAAAAATGTTTCAGCCTCTTATTATTCGGTCCCTTATGATTATTCAGCCATTTTGAAGTTCAAACAAGTGTGAATCCCCAGACTCCTCTGGGAGGGCGGTGAAAGTGTCTAGTGTAtgactgtttgttttctctctcgctGCAGGTGGGCACTCGGCGTTACATGGCTCCAGAGGTGCTGGAGGGAGCCATTAATTTCCAAAGGGACGCCTTCCTAAGGATCGACATGTACGCTCTAGGACTGGTGCTGTGGGAGCTGGTGTCTCGCTGCACCGCCTCCGATGGTGAGTCTGCATAAacatgtgtgtctgtgcatttaCAAGTAAAAACGTGTTCCAGACGTTTAACAATATAAGAGCAGTGTGGTGtatcatatacatatttacaatgTACAGATATGCACAAGGTGTTTGTGGGTGtattgaatgaatatatatatatatatatatatatatatatatatatatatatatatatatatatatatatatatatatatatatatatatatatatatatatatatatatatatatatatatatatatatataaacagataaatgGGTATACATGCACAGACTGTTACTGCATTAGCATCAGTAATACAGTACGAAAAGATATGCAAACGCTAGGAAATTTACTAATTCATAGTGTATATACAATGTTAATATGTGTGTTGTATTAATGATATATTTGTGCATCAGTTGTAGTTTAGCAGTCTGATGGCCTGAGGGAAGAAGCTGTCCATCAAATAGACATCATAATAAGTTAACTTCTAAGTACAGAactgttaatgttttatatttatttattgacttaaATCAAAAGGCTCTAGCTATAAATTCaggggtgtgtttttttttctttcttgttttatatgttcttttattaataaacatttccatGTATTCTGATCTAAGAAGTTTGACGCAATTatgaaattgctttaaaaatgctttttttagttacatttcagcccaaaatgaacaccaataataataataataattgtgagGTTTTAGTTTACTGTACTATAAGGTATAGTACTTTagcacttttctgtttttttttttttttttttttttttttttttttgatcttaGCTGATCATGCATGCCTGGCTATTGCTTTATACAGCTAATGCTTTTGCTGCCTCCCTCAGGTCCTGTAGGTGAGTACCAGCTGCCCTTTGAGGAGGAGGCGGGCCAGCATCCTTCACTAGAAGACCTTCAAGATGTGGTGGTCCACAAGAAGATGCGGCCCATCTTTAAAGACTGTTGGATCAAACATCCGGTGAGAATGTGCTTTTGCGTAGAAGCTAGAGCCAGTGCAATTATCGTATCGCAAGGACCGcgatttgaataaataaatacacatgcactGCAGGTTTCAGAGTAAAGCACAGAACTGTGAGCAGCTCATGAAGCAGTGTGTTCAGCGTTTCAGAGCGACTCAGTTTGCAGTAATTGCTGCTGCATACAAACTAAACTGTATCCGATTTGAGTTTCAGTCACTTTTGGgaacataaacataaaccaaCCAAACTTCTCAATCTTGTAATGAAAAGTTCTTATCAATAAAAGAGAAGCTTTAAAGGCTCCCTGCAGTTTTCTGTCTAAATATTTGATGGTTTGAAGTTTGGACGGAGATCAAATGTTAGCgttataattttacagttttagtcaaaaaaatcttttaatattattaaacattaaatacctAAATATTATAGATGAAAATAttacttatgtatatataaatatacacacacattcacatatatattatatattcacgtaaatatttatacacatatatatatatatatatatatatatatatatatatatatatatatatatatatatatatatatatatatatatatatatatataaatatataaatataaatatatattataatattgaatattttgtaatatttaaatattttctacatatatactgtatgtgtgtgtgtgttcatatatgCGTAATGAATTTATACAGtactcacaaaaacatttattttgaattaatcatgaataattgTTTCACAGCATGAGTAAATAAAAGTGAACTTAATGCAGGTTAGGTTAAACTCATAGCTCATTCAGAGATGGAGTTTGCTGCATTTATTGCTTGGAGAAACACAGAGTTTCAGACTAGTTATTAAATTGACGCCTTTTGATTCGATTAGCATTTTGATAAGAGATTTTTAGAAATTTGTACAGAGCGTTGTGCAACCCTTTGAATGCCGATCCAGCTTTTGACATCTTCCAATTTTGAGTTGGAGAATTAAAACCGTTTAAATGATCTTTCTCCGCGTTCCTGGCAGGGTTTGGGCCAGCTGTGCGAGACCATCGAGGAGTGCTGGGACCACGACGCAGAGGCGCGACTGTCGGCCGGCTGCGTGGAGGAGCGCATCTCCACCATCTCCAAGACCGCCAACACCATCAACACGTCTACCTCGGAGTGCCTGGTCtccatgatgatgatgacgacgtCCCACAGCGACACGGACCTTCCTCCCAAAGAGTCCAGCACCTGAACATCAGGGACGGCGAACCACGGCGTTCATCGCTCCAGTAAATGTGAACTTTGCTGCTAATTTGATCTCTGGATCGTCATGTATTTAATTTCTTCTTCTTGCATCGTCGGATCGCTTTCACCAGCACATTCATCTACTGTACTCTTCCGAGAAGGAAGGCACACACGGAGAAACCTCAAACGCGAGAAGACCGAACTCTCAGAGGGCATTCAGGGGATCGTTTCGGACTGCTGGGATATGAGCACACGTTACCTCATCggttttaatgccatttttaagttgttgtttttttgccttCACTCCATGAATACCTCCATCCCGAACGCTCGACCCTCGGGTTCTATCAAGACGATCTGATGACTGTTACGCAACCTTCCAAGAGCACACAAGGTCCTTTTTGTACTCAGTGAATTTTAGTCTAGTTTTAACGTACCCTTTCTTCCTCGAAGCGTCTCGTGGGATGTTTTTTGTGGCGTTTCCTGCAGCCGTCTGGGACACCGGAAGCGGAAGGCAGCGGGACTGTTACGATTCGAGTTGCCTTTCGCGGCGTCGGGATTGGTTTTAATGTAGCATCCGCTTGTGTTGAAGTATCTGAAGTCAGACGTGCCATCGGTTCAGCgttcgtttttgtttttcttctgagtGACGAGCTGCAGTCCAAGTGTTAGTTCTGCGGCCGCGTGAAGAGCAGCGCTGCGTTACAGGATTGCTTTCGATCACGGCTCAATGTTTGGGTGCACCAGGAAAGCGCGTGATGTTTATCCGCTACACTACTCAGGTAAACTCTGTGCATGTGATTGTGACCGCTCACTCTTACAGCAATAGTTCTCAGCAGTATGGTGAATCTCACCAGGAAAAATCTGGGTCATAAGCCACCTGAAAATCTGAAGGAAAAATGTAGTTATGCATCCgtgaaaatttagctttttatgattttttttgtttttttttaagcacgcCTTGGCATATCTTTTAGCATGATGCAGAAAAATACTTTATTCGAAATACTAGAtgcttcattaaaatgaaagaaatttgTTTCAAGAAAACTAACTCCCTCGCATCGCAGAAATGAGAAAAGGTTTTTTAGTACGTCACAGTAAATGGGACAAATTGGACTTGGCATAGACTTCATTCTCTTTATGCAGCAGAAAATAAAGCTCTTGGGCCATTGCATATTATCTCTTTCTATCAAGTGAAAAAACACCACCCCACAATTAAGTTTTTGGACACCTAAAagatatttacaataatttttttcttgcttgCAGTAATTATAACGTTgttttgcattacagtaataaatattcaatatgcTGAAATttcataaatgctttaatttagCAGAAAAATAGCAACAGTTAAACAACTGTTTGTTTATCAaattattactgtaatgcaaaaaagtgTGCTTTTTCCCCCCTTTAAATTGGtgtcaaatgcaataaaaatctaacctatttgttttgtttttaacaatttgattaaaaaaatttggTATCACTTTAAATTTAGATgccatttattaacattagtttgTGTATTAACAAATATGAACAATCAATGATCGATACCGTATTCATCTTCGTTAACgttagtttataaaaatacgatcattcattcattgttagttcatgctcacaatgcatttactaatgctaacaaacacaacttgaaATTAGCATTAGAAGTGTTGTTCAAAGTAATTAGATCTTTTAATTGGCTTTGACATTAATGTttaaagagcaaataaaaaacaattgagCAACAAATGATCACTACAGTAACACAATTAACCTAAAATGAACTCAAATGacctaaaatatattcacagttgtgcttaattttttttttttcctgcatgatagcaaaacagtaataattaGGGCTGCACGATTGACAAAATCTAACTCGATTCGCTTAAAATTGTAAAcgcaattattaattattattgacaAGACTTACAttgaatgatgtttataccactgtcaaatttttatataaaaacaaataacctGAAAACCTTTTAAACCGAAACATTTATATTGTGCTTCTCTAGTACTAAACCTTAAGTCAAATATTCATTGGTTTGGTTTCTTcttgaaattttatatatatatagtaaaacaCACAAGGTATTATAATGTTAAGCAACCTATAATTAACCTGTAGAAAGAGAAAACATCTTAAGCATTCAGATGAACATAAATGGACTTTACATAATCGTTCAAGAAggtaataattgtttaattatggCATCCATGATTGTAATTGCGATTTATAAATTAAGTGCAAATTAACTGCAACCCTAgtaacaatgattttttttttgcaccagtAATAGAAGACTAGCTGAAATGTCATGAAAATCCCGtattatcattgtttttttttcctcatgcatCTTTTTCCTTGGGATTTTTGGGACGCGTTATGACCCTGGATGTTTCTCGATTCACATCTATCTCCACAGTGGCGATATCTTCAGAGCTCGCCTGTTTCCCGCAATAACTCGAGTGTTGAAGACCGAATGTCCGTAGTGCTGTACTCCTCCAATCATCTCATGGACTCCGGCG
Encoded proteins:
- the LOC122362952 gene encoding activin receptor type-2B-like translates to MFVTWLTLALVWCSGGSQAEVATRECVYYNDNWRTEKTNQSGFERCEGEKDKRLHCYASWLNSTGTIRLVKKGCWLDDFNCYDRQECVATEESPQVFFCCCEGNYCNEKFTHLPEAIAPAVKIQPPQPGPSLWGVLVYSLIPFAILSLALVLACWTYHQRKPPYRHVDIGQDAGLPPPSPLVGLKPLQLLELKARGRFGCVWKAQLLSEYVAVKIFPIQDKQSWQNERDIYLTEGFKHENILHYISAEKRGTNLQMELWLVTEFHERGSLTDYLKGNPVSWPQLCHISASMSRGLAYLHEDLPYRAEGPKPAIAHRDFKSKNVLLKTDLSAVIADFGLAVRFEPGKPPGDTHGQVGTRRYMAPEVLEGAINFQRDAFLRIDMYALGLVLWELVSRCTASDGPVGEYQLPFEEEAGQHPSLEDLQDVVVHKKMRPIFKDCWIKHPGLGQLCETIEECWDHDAEARLSAGCVEERISTISKTANTINTSTSECLVSMMMMTTSHSDTDLPPKESST